CTGAGCGTGCTGCGTCTCATGGAGCGCGAGCGTGAAATCCCCTTCGACGAACTCGTGCGCATCATCGAGCAGGCCATCCTGACGGCCTACCTCAAGCACACGAACCAGCCCGAGAGCCGCATCCCGGCTGCTCGCGTCGAACTCGACCGCAAGACCGGGCACGTCTCGGTCTTCGCCATCGAACGCGACGACGAGGGCGAGGTCGTCGGCGAGTCCGTCGACAGCCCCAGCGACTTCGGCCGCATCGCCGCCTTCGCGGCCAAGCAGGTCATCAACCAGCGCATGCGCGACATCGGCGACGACAAGGTGCTCGGCCAGTTCAAGGGCCGTGAGGGCGACATCGTCGCGGGCGTGATCCAGCAGGGGCCCAACCCCCGCATGATCCATGTCGACCTCGGCACGGTCGAGGCGATCCTGCCGCCCGAAGAGCAGGTGCCGGGCGAGAAGTACACCCACGGCTCGCGCATCCGCGTGTACGTCACCGGCGTCAGCAAGGGCACGAAGGGGCCGCAGATCACGGTCTCGCGCACCCACCCGTCGCTCGTGCGCAAGCTCTTCGCCCTCGAGGTGCCCGAGATCGCCAGCGGTGTCGTCGAGATCGTCTCGCTGGCCCGCGAGGCCGGTCACCGCACCAAGATGGCCGTCCGCGCGACCGAGCCCGGCGTCAACGCCAAGGGGGCCTGCATCGGCGAGATGGGGCAGCGCGTGCGTGCGGTCACCACCGAGCTGAACGACGAGAAGATCGACATCGTCGACTACTCCAGCGACCTGCCGACCTTCGTCGCCAGCGCGCTGTCGCCGGCCAAGGTCTCGTCGGCCTTCGTGATCGACGCGTCCACCAAGGCCGTCCGGGCCCTCGTGCCCGACTACCAGCTGTCGCTCGCGATCGGCAAAGAGGGGCAGAACGCCCGCCTCGCCGCGAAGCTCACGGGCGCGCGGATCGACATCCAGCCGGACAGCATCCTCGAAGACGACTGATCGCTCCGACACGACCGTCACACGACGAGGGCGGCCGGCGCACCACGCCGTTCGCCTTCGGCGTCTCCCGTCCGACGACCCGAGGGGGTAAGGTGGAACCCGTCAGAACGTGCATCGGTACTCGAGCGCGCGCTCCGCGATCCGCACTCGTGCGGGTCGTCGCCCGAAACGGACGTCTCGTGGTCGATCCGACCGCGACCCTTCCCGGGCGGGGTGCGTGGTTGACGCCGTCGATCGACGCGTTCGAGTCGGCAGTGAAGCGCAGGGCTTTCCGCCGTGCACTCCGCCTCGACTCCGAACCCGACGTCGACGAGCTCCGCGCCCACCTCACGCGGATCACCACTTCACGACCCATCGCCACGACAGAACAGGCTGAACGGCACATGGACAACTAATGAGCAAGCACTAATGAGCGGCTCGAAATGAGACCCGTCCAGAACTGAAGGCTCTTCCCGTCTCGGGAAGGGCCCGAGACAGGAGAACTGTGGCTAAACCACGCGTACACGAGATCGCCAGCGAGCTGGGGATCGACAGCAAGACCGCACTAGAGAAGCTCAAAGAGATGGGCGAGTTCGTCAAGGGACCGTCGTCCAGCGTCGAGCCTCCCGTCGCCCGCAAGCTGCGCCAGGCATTCGCCGGCGCGGCGAAGCCCGCGACCCCCGCTGCCAAGGCCCCCTCGGCCGGTGCCGCCGCGCAGCCCGCGAGTTCGGCACCCAAGCCCGGCGGCCCCCGTCCGGCAGCTCCCAAGCCCCCCGTCGCCGAGCCGACGCCCGCCCCCGTGGCGGCGGCCGAGCCCGACGTCGACGCGGCACCCGCACCCGTCGCCCCGCTGACGGTCGCCGAGCGACAGGCCCAGGCCGAGGCGCAGCGCGCCGCAGCCGCGGCAGCCGCCAAGGACGACGCGGCGGCTCCGGCCGACGACGCAGCCAAGCCCGGTGCCGCCGGTCCCAAGCCCGGCGGCCCCCGCCCCGGTGCCCCGCGTCCCGGCAACAACCCCTTCGCCAGCAACCAGGGCATGGGTCGCCCCAGCGCGCCCCGTCCCGGCGGCTCCGGTGCGGCCAGCAGCATGCCGCGTCCCGGTGGCGCCGCAGGCCCCCGCCCGATGGCCCCGCGTCCCGGTGCTCCCCGTCCGGGCGCCCCGCGTCCCGGTGTCGGTGCCGGCCCCCGTCCCAACGGCTTCGGCCAGCGTCCCGCCGGTGGCGGCGCAGGTCGTCCCGGCGGTGCCGGTGGTGGCTTCCAGCGTCCCGGTGCCGGTGCTCCCGGCGCGGCCGGCGGCTTCCGCCCTGGTTTCAGCGGTCCCCGTCCCTCCGGTGGCGGCGGTCGCGGCCGTGGCCCCGGTGGCGGCACGGCCGGTGCGTTCGGTCGCGGTGGCGGCAAGAGCAAGGCACGCAAGTCGAAGCGGACGAAGAGGGCCGAGTTCGAGATGCGTTCGGCTCCGTCGCTGGGTGGCGTCAGCGTCCCCCGTGGCGACGGCAGCACCATCGTCCGCCTCCGTCGCGGTGCCTCGATCAGCGACTTCGCCGACAAGATCGACGCGAGCCCCGGCAACCTGGTGACCGTCCTCTTCCACCTCGGTGAGATGGCGACGGCGACCGAGTCCCTCGACGAGGCGACCTTCCAGGTCCTCGGCGAAGAGCTCGGCTACAACATTCAGGTCGTCTCGCCCGAGGACGAAGACAAAGAGCTGCTCGAGGGCTTCGACATCGACCTCGAGCAAGAGCTCGAGGACGAGGACGAGTCCGTCCTGCAGATCCGTCCTCCCGTCGTCACCGTCATGGGTCACGTCGACCACGGCAAGACGCGCCTCCTCGACGCGATCCGCAACGCCAACGTGGTCGCCGGCGAGGCCGGTGGCATCACGCAGCACATCGGCGCCTACCAGGTGTGGGCCCCGCACGAGGGCGTCGAGCGCGCCATCACCTTCATCGACACCCCCGGTCACGAGGCGTTCACCGCCATGCGTGCCCGTGGTGCCCAGGTGACCGACATCGCGATCCTCGTGGTCGCGGCCGACGACGGCATCATGCCGCAGACGGTCGAGGCGTTGAACCATGCCCAGGCGGCCGGCGTGCCGATCGTGGTCGCGGTCAACAAGATCGACAAAGAGGGCGCGAACCCGGCGAAGGTGCGTCAGCAGCTCACCGAATACGGCCTCGTCGCCGAGGAGTACGGCGGAGACGTCATGTTCGTCGACGTGTCGGCCCGTGACAACAAGAACATCGACGCCCTCCTCGAGGCCGTCCTGCTCACGGCCGACGCCGGTCTCGACCTGCGTGCCAACCCCGACAAGGACGCCCGTGGTGTCGCCATCGAGGCCCGCCTCGACAAGGGCCGCGGTGCCGTCGCGACGGTGCTGATCCAGTCGGGAACGCTGCGCGTCGGTGACGCCATCGTCGCCGGCACGGCCTACGGCCGCGTCCGCGCCATGGTCGACGAGAACGGCGACTCGGTCGACGAGGCCTACCCGAGCCGGCCCGTGCTGGTCCAGGGTCTGTCGAGCGTTCCCCGAGCCGGCGACACCTTCCTCGTCACCGAGGAGGACCGCACGGCTCGTCAGATCGCCGAGAAGCGTGAAGCCGTCGAGCGCAACGCCTCGCTGGCCAAGGCCCGCAAGCGCATCTCGCTCGAGGACTTCACCCGTGCTCTCGAAGAGGGCAAGGTCGAGGCGCTCAACATCATCATCAAGGGTGACGTGTCCGGTGCCGTCGAGGCGCTCGAAGAGTCGCTGCTCAAGATCGAGGTGGACGACAGCGTGCAGCTGCGCATCATCCACCGCGGTGTGGGTGCGGTCACCGAGAGCGACGTCAACCTGGCGACGGTCGACAACGCGGTCATCATCGGGTTCAACGTGCGTCCCGACACGAAGGCTCGTGAGCGTGCTGCTCGCGAGGGTGTCGACGTGCGGTTCTACTCGGTCATCTACGCGGCGCTCGAGGACATCGAGAACTCGCTCAAGGGCATGCTCAAGCCCGAGTTCGAGGAGAAGCAGTCCGGTGTCGCCGAGATCCGCGAGATCTTCCGTTCGTCGAAGGTCGGCAACATCGCCGGTGTCATCGTGCGATCGGGAACGATCACCCGCAACGCTCGTGCCCGTGTCATCCGCGAGGGCGTCGTCGTCGGCGACAACCTGGCGATCGACTCGCTGCGTCGCTTCAAGGACGACGTCACCGAGGTGCGGACGGACTTCGAGGCCGGCATCGGCCTCGGCAAGTTCAACGACATCCAGATCGGCGACGAGATCGAGACCATCGAGATGGTCGAGAAGCCCCGGGTCTGACCCGGCGTCATCGCAGTACACGAGGCCCCGCTCCGACTACGGTCGGGGCGGGGCCTCACCCCTCTCGCCACGGCGGCGAGCAGCACGAACAGGAGTGAACAATGGTTGACGCGCAACGCGCCCGCAAGATGGCCGACCGCATCCACGAGATCATCGCGCGGCGTCTCGAACGCGGCATCAAGGACCCCCGCCTCGGGTTCGTCACGATCACCGACGTCAAGGTGACCGGCGACCTGCAGCACGCCTCGGTCTTCTACACGGTCTACGGCACCGACGACGAGCGACGTGACACGGGTGCGGCCCTCAAGTCGGCGACCGGCATGCTGCGCAGCGAGGTGGGCAAGAACATCACCGCGCGGCTCACGCCGAGCCTCGAGTTCATCCTCGACGCCCTGCCCGAGAACGCGGCCTCGATCGACCGCCTGCTGCAAGAGGCCCGTCAGCGCGACCACGAGAGCCAGACCATGGCCTCGTCGGCCGAGTACGCCGGCGACGCCGACCCGTACGTCAAGCCGCGCGACCTCGACGCGGACGACGACCTCGACGACGCCGAGGACGACCTGGACGACGACCTGGCCCTGGACGACGAGCTCGAGGCCCCGGCCGCGGGCGGCTCGACCGAGCCCGACGGCTCCACCCGCTGACCGCAGCATCCGTCAGGATGCCCGTCCGCCTCAGTCGGGCAGACGATAGCCCTCGTCGGGCGACCCCGCGGCCAGACCGTCACGGAGCAACCCGGCGAGGGCTCTCGTGCGTTGCGCGTCGTCCGGCCAGACCGTCTCGATCTCGGCCGGGGTGACGGGGACGTCGCTGGCCCGCAACTCGGCCATGATCAGTCCGCGCACCTGGCGGTCCGACCCCTCGAAGCGGGCCTGGGTCCGGAGGCGCGGCCCGGTGTGCGCAGGACGGCCTGCCAGCACCCACGCACACTGCTCGACCAGCGGGCAGACGTCGCACTTCGGCGACCGTGCCGTGCAGACCAGCGCACCCAGCTCCATGACGCCCGCGTTCGCGACCCGCGCCTCCTCGAGGTCGACGGGCAGCTGCGACTCCATCAGGGGCAGGTCGCGCGAGGCCTTGGGCGCCCATGGCTCGGCGAGCCCCTCGACGGCGCGGGCCAGGACGCGGCGGACGTTCGTGTCGACGACCGGGTGACGGTGACCGTAGGCGAAGACCGCGACGGCACGCGAGGTGTAGTCGCCGATGCCGGGCAGCGCCAGGAGCGACGGGACGTCCTCGGGCACGACCCCGTCGTGTCTCTCGGTGATGACCACGGCGGCGGCGTGGAGGGCGAGGGCCCGACGCGGGTAGCCGAGGCGTTCCCAGGCCCGCACGGCCTCCGAGGCCGGCGAGGCCGCCAGGTCGGCCGGCGTGGGCCAGCGTTCGAGCCACTGCTCGAGGCGCGGGACGACGCGGGCCACGGGGGTCTGCTGCAGCATGATCTCGCTGACCAGCGTGCCCCAGGCCGTGAAGCCGGGTCGCCGCCACGGGAGGTCGCGACCGTTCTCGCGGAACCAGGCGTTCACGGCGGGGGAGATGCTCACCGTAGGAGCCTACGGCGCGTCGACGACGTCCCCGGCGTCGTGTCGGTCGTCGGGCGTACGGTGGCGACATGACCACCCGATGGGCCCCTGCCAAGAAAGACACGCTGCGCGAACTCGCCACCGAGATCGTCCACAACTACGGGCGCGGCCGCGTGCTCGTCGCGATCGACAGCGACGGAGGCGCGGGTGCGGCCGATCTCGCCGACGACCTCCTCGAGGCCTTCCGCGAGCAGGGGCACGCGGCGTTCCGCGCCTCGCTCGACGGCTTCGAGAAGCGTCCCGGCGGGGCTCCGCGCGACTCCTCTCCCGTCCTGGACCAGAGCCTGTTCCGCCGCGTGCTCGTCGAGCCGTTCCTGCTCGGCGGCAGCACGGGATGGGTCGATCGGGCCTGGGACGCCGACGCCGACCGTGCCGTCGAGTCCGCCTGGGTCACCGGTCCGGCCGACGCGGTCCTGCTCGTCGACGGCACCGACCTCGCCCGCCCCGGCCTCGCGGGGCTGTGGCACTACCGCGTCTGGGTCACGGCCGACGATTCGCGACTCGACGCCCGAGCCAGGGCCTCGGCTGTCGTCGACAACTCCGACCGCGAGCACCCCCGTCGACGCTTCGACGACGCGTGCTGAGCGCGTCCCCGGCCTCGTCGCGGTCCGGCTGCGCTAACGTCGTCGGGTGAACAGCGGCCTCCTCCTCGTCGACAAGCCGCAGGGCATCACCAGCCACGACGTCGTCTCGCGCGTGCGCAAGGCCGCGGGCACGCGGAAGGTCGGCCACGCCGGCACGCTCGACCCGCTGGCCACGGGACTGCTGGTGCTCGGCCTGAACTCGTCGACGCGCCTCCTGACCTTCCTGGTCGGCCTCGACAAGGGCTATGACGCGACCATCCGTCTCGGCGTGTCCACGACGAGCGACGACAGCGACGGCGAGGTCGTCTCGACGACCTCGGCGGTCGACGTCACCGACGACGCGATCGACGCCGGCATCGCCCGGCTGACCGGTCCGATCAGCCAGGTGCCCACCACGGTGAGCGCGATCAAGGTCGACGGCCGTCGCGCCTACGATCTCGCCCGCGCCGGGGTCGAGGTCGAGCTGAAGGCCCGCGACGTGACGATCGCCGAGTTCACGGTGCTCGACCGACGCGACGCGCTCGTCGACGGGGTGCCCGTGCGTGACCTCGACGTGCGGGTCTCGTGCTCCTCCGGCACCTACGTCCGGGCTCTCGCCCGCGACCTCGGGGCCGACCTCGGCGTCGGGGGACACCTGACCGCGCTGCGTCGGACGCGGGTCGGGCCGTTCGACGTGAGCCGCGCCTCCGTCCTCGAGGGCATCGACGTCGCCCCGGCGCTGCTGCCTCCCGTCGACGTCGCCCGGACGCTCTTCCCGGAGTGGTCCATGACCGCGGCCGAGGCCGTCGACCTCGGGCACGGCAAGCGCGTGGCCGTCGAACTCGACGACACCCTCGGGCCGGTCGCCGCCGTCACGCCCACGGGCAGGCTCGCGGGCCTGGTCTCGGTGCGGGCCGGCGCCGCGAAGCCCATCGTGAACTTCCCGACCGACGAGGTGCAGGAATGATCGAATGGTTCACCTGGGTCCAGGTCGTGGTGGCGGTGGTGGCGGGCATCGTCTGCGTGGTCGCCTGTTTCGCGAAGCGTCAGCCCGACGACATCACCGTCGGCACGGGGGCCGTCGTGTTGCTGCTCTTGCTCGTGCAGCTCGTCGTCGCGATCGTGGCCCCGTTCGTCGGCAACGCGCCGACGGGCAACCTCGTCGAGTTCTACATCTACCTCGTCTCGGCCATCCTGCTGCCGCCGCTCGCGACCGTCTGGGCGCTCGTCGACCGGACCCGGTGGAGCAACCTCGTGCTGGCCACCTCGTCGTTCGCGATCGCCGTGATGGTCTATCGCATGTTCCAGATCTGGACCGTCCAGGGCCTCTGACACACCCGGTCGGCGGCGGGCCCGTCGGAGTCCTATCCTTGACGGGATGGTCACTCAGAAGTCAACGCGCGCGGTCGGCCTCGGCCGGGTCCTCATCGCCGTGTACGCCCTCCTCGCCCTCGCCGCCACCGGTCGGTCGGTCTTCCAGATCACGACCCAGTTCTCCGAGGCGCCGCTGGCCTACACCCTGAGCGCGTTGTCGGCCGTCGTCTACATCGTCGCCACCGTGGCCCTCGTCGCGCCGGGCCAGGGCTGGTACGCCGTGGCCTGGGCGACCATCAGCTTCGAGCTCGTCGGCGTCCTGATCATCGGTCTCGTGACCGTGCTCGACCCCGAACTCTTCCCGCACGACACCGTGTGGTCGTTCTTCGGGCGCGGGTACGGCTTCGTGCCGCTCGTCCTGCCCGTGCTCGGCATCCTGTGGCTTCGGCGGCAGGGGCGCGCGACCCGGGCCGCGGGTGGCACCGGTGCCGAGGGTGCGGGGGCCGGCGGGTCTCCTCGCGACCCGGGCACGACGAGGTAGCGCGCGTGCAGTTCTACGACCTGGTCGGCGACGTGCCGCCCGACTTCGGGCCGAGCGCCGTCACCATCGGCAAATTCGACGGAGTCCACGTCGGGCACCGCGCCGTGATCGACATGCTCGAGGGGGTGGCGCGCGACGAGGGTCTCGTGTCCACCGTGGTCACCTTCGACCGGCACCCGTTGGCGGTGCTGCGACCCGACGACGTGCCCACGGCCCTCGTGAGCAACCGGCAGAAGCGCGAGCTGCTCGACGAGGCCGGTGTCGCCGCCACCCTCATGCTCACCTTCGACGCCGAGCTGCGGGCGCTGACGCCCGACGAGTTCGTCGACCGCATCCTGGTCGGGGCCCTGCACGCCCGGGTCGTGTTCGTCGGCGACGACTTCCGTTTCGGCGTACGGGGCAGTGGCACCGTCGACACCCTGCGCGAACTCGGTGCCTCCCGCGGGTTCCGGGTCGTCTCGATCGACGACGTGCGACCGAGCGGTGGCCGTCGGGCGTCCTCGACCTGGATCCGTGAACTGATGGACGCCGGCGACGTCCGCGAGGCCGGCGTCCTGCTCGGGCGCGAGCCGTCGGTGCGCGGCATCGTCGTGCACGGAGAACAGCGCGGCCGTGAGCTGGGCTTCCCGACGGCCAACCTGGCCCGCGACAGCGAGGGCTTCGTCCCCGCCGACGGCGTCTACGCCGCCCGCGTGATGGTCGGTGACACGCTCTACCCGGCGGCGGTGTCGGTCGGCAACAACCCGACCTTCGAGGGGGTGCCGGCCAAGCAGGTCGAGGCGCACCTGCTCGACGTCTCACTCGACCTCTACGGGATCGAGGTCACCGTCCACTTCGTCGACTGGGTACGGGGCAACGTGCGCTTCGACGGGCTCGAGGCCCTGATCGCGCACATCCGTGCCGACGTCGTCCGCACACGCGAGATCCTGGGGCTGCCGACCGCCTGAGACCCCGTGGGCCCGACAGACGGGACCGCCTCGAGGAGGCGCGGGTCACGTCGTCGACGTCACCCGCGCCTCCTCGATTCGTCAGTACGACGTGGCGTCGTCGCCCGCGCCCGAGGCGCGGCCAGTCTCGAGGCGGTGGGCCAGGTCGGCGAGGATCGTGCCGCTGGCGCTCGTGCCGAAGCGCGTGACGCCGAGGTCGAGCATCTCGAGCACCGTGTCGAGGCCGCGCACGCCGCCCGAGGCCTTCACCTGGACGGAGTCGGAGACGGCTTCGCGCATCAGGCGCAGGTGGGGGAGCGTCGCGCCGCCGCCCGCGAAACCGGTGGACGTCTTGACGAAGGCGGCCCCGGCGCGCTCGGCGGCCTTCGAGCCCGCGACGATCTGGTCGTCGTCGAGGTAGGCCGTCTCGAGGATGACCTTGACGATCGTGTCGCCGGCCGCCTCGACGACGCCGCGCACGTCGGACTCGACCTCGTCGGTCATGCCGCTGCGCAGCCAGCCGATGTTGACGACCATGTCGAGTTCGGCGGCGCCGTCGGCGATCGCCTGACGCGACTCGGCGGCCTTCGCGGCCGTCGAGGTCGTGCCGTGCGGGAAGCCGATGACGGTGCCGACCAGCACGCCGGTGCCCTCGAGGCGCTCGACGGCGTGGGCGATGTCGGAGGGGCGCACGCAGACGCTGAAGACGTGGTTCGCGGCGGCGTCGTCGAGGGCGGCGTCGACCTCGGCGCGGGTGAGTTCGGGCTTGAGGATCGCGTGGTCGATCATGCCGGCGACGGCGGAGACGGTGGGGAGCTGCTGGGTAGTCATGATGGGGTCCAGCGTAGCTTGGGCCCATGTCTGCGAACACTCCCGACGGCGTGCCGTCGAGCACCCCCGTCACCAGCGACACCGACCACGCCGTGGCCTCCCGCCGGGTGTTGGTGACCGGGGCGACCGGGTACATCGGCGGGCGGTTGACGCCGCGGCTCGTGGCCGCCGGGGCGGACGTGCGGGTGCTCGTCCGCTCGCCCGAGAAGCTGCGCGACGTGCCCTGGTCGGGCGACGTCGAGGTCGTCCAGGGCGACCTGACCGACCCCGAGACGGTTCGTCCCGCCATGGAGGGCGTCGACGTCGTCTACTACCTCGCCCACGCGATGGGTGGCAGAGGCGACTTCGAGCGCGCCGAGGCCGATGCGGCGCACACCGTCGCCGACGCCGCGCGTGACGCGGGCGTCCGCCGCATCGTCTACCTCGGCGGACTGCACCCCGAGGGCGACCTGTCGAAGCACCTGCAGTCGCGCAAGGACGTCGGCGACGTGTTGTTGGCGAGCGGCGTCCCGACCGTCGCCCTGCAGGCCGGCGTCGTCATCGGCTCGGGCAGCGCCTCGTTCGAGATGGTTCGTCACCTCACGGACGTGCTGCCCTACATGCCGGCGCCGAAGTGGGTGCGCAACTTCATCCAGCCGATCGCCGTCCGCGACGTCCTCCACTACCTGCTCGGCGCGGCCGACGTGCCCGACGACGTCAACCGCACCTTCGACATCGGCGGCCCCGACGTGCTGCGCTACGGGCAGATGATGAACGGCTACGCGCTCGAGGCCGGCCTCAAGCAACGTCCGATCGCGTCCCTGCCCGTCTTCACGCCGTGGCTCGCCTCGCAGTGGGTCAACCTCGTCACGCCCGTGCCCCGCGCCCTCGCCGTCCCGATCATCGCGTCCCTGCAGTACGACTGCGTCGTGCGCGAGCACGACATCGACGCCGTGGTGCCCCCGCCCGCCGAGGGACTGTTGCCCTACCGCCGGGCCGTGCGCCTCGCCCTGCAGCGCGAGCAGGACGGCGACGTCGAGACCAGCTGGCAGGACTCGTCGGTCGCGGGGGCGCCGAGCGACCTGCTGCCGAGCGACCCCGACTGGTCCGGGCACACCGTCTACACGGACGACCGCCAGACCGACACGAGTGCGCCACCGGCCGAGCTCTGGAAGGTGCTCGAGAGCATCGGCGGCGAGAACGGGTGGTACTCGTTCCCGCTGGCCTGGTCGGCCCGCGGCTGGATGGACCGCATGGTCGGGGGAGTGGGACTCCGGCGCGGCCGCCGCAGCGCGACGAGCCTGCGCGCCGGCGACGCCCTCGACTGGTGGCGGGTCGAGAAGCTCGAACGCGGTCACCTGCTGCGGTTGCGGGCCGAGATGAAGGTCCCGGGAGGCGCGTGGCTGGAACTCACGGTCGAGCCGCGTCCCGAGGGCGGCTCGCACTACCGCCAACGCGCGGTCTTCTTCCCCCAGGGGCTCGGTGGACGGCTCTACTGGTTCGCGATCCTGCCGTTCCACGGCGTCATCTTCTCGGGCATGCTGCGGCGCATCACCGCGACGGCCGAGCGAGAGGCGGCCGAGCGGGAGGCGGCCGGTCGGGCAGCCGGCGACCGAGCGGCCGGTGCTGCGGGCGGGGCGACGACCGACGCGACGGCCGTCGCGTGACCGACCCGCGCCTCCTCGTCCTGATGTCGTCGACGACGCCGTTGTACCCGTCGGGTGACGACGCGATGTCGCCGGTGCCCCTGTGGCTGGGGGTGCTGTTCGGGGTGCTCGTCGTCGTGTCGTCGTTCGTCGTGCTGCTGCCGCGCGTCCGCCACGCGCTCGACCGCGTGTGGTCGAAGAGGCCGCGGCGCTTCCGTCAGTGAGGTGCGGGCGGCGGGCACGAGCGCGCCGGTTCGCGGCTCCCAGCGGGTGATGGCACGATGGGGGCACTTCAGCAGACCACCAGGAGGTCGTGATGACACAACGAGAGACCGTCGCCTTCGTCGGCGACAGCTTGACCGAGAACGGCGACTGGGCGGCCTGGCTGCCCGACGAGCAGGTCGTCAACCTGGGTGTCGGGGGCGACACGGTCGCCGGCCTGACCGAACGGCTCCACGACGTCGTGGCCGCGAACCCCGACTCGGTGGTGCTGATGATCGGCACCAACGACTTCACCGCGCGACGCTCGGTCGAACAGGTGGTGCGCGGCATCGAGAACCTCATGGTGGCCATGCGCCGCGAACTGCCGGGCACGCGTCTGCTGTTGCAGTCGATCGCGCCGCGGGGGGCGGAGTTCGCACCCCGCCTCAAGGACGCCAACCGGCACCTCCGCCAGTTCTCGTCGACCGTCCGGGCGCAGTGGCTCGACCTCTGGCCCGCACTCGCCGACGAGTCGGGTGACGCCCTGCGACCCGAGTTCGCCGCCGACCACGTCCACCTCACCGAGGCCGGCTACCAGGCCTGGTTGGGCGAGCTGCAGCCCGCCCTCGAGCGCCTTCGCGACGAACCGCCGATGAGCCGCCCGATCAGCGTGCTCGACGTCGCCTACGACATCGAGTAGGCGGTGCCCACCCCCACCGCCCCCGCGTTCACGCGTCCGGCCCTGGCACCCGGCTTGATCGCGGCCATCGCGCTGCTCGCCGGGACCGCATTGCTCGACTCCGACGTCTTCACCGTGTTCCGGTACGTCGTGTCGATCTTCGCCCTGATCGTCCTCGTGTTCGCCTACCGAGGTCGGCTCTGGTGGGCGCTGCCGTTGCTCGCCGCCGTCGCCGTCCTCTGGAACCCGGTGTTCGTCGTGCCCCTCCCGGCCGAGCTCTGGCAGGGCCTGCAGTTCGTGGCCGCCGCGCTCATGATCGCGGTCGGGGTGCTCGTGAAGGTGCCGACCGAGGCCGCGACGACCACGAAGTCCGCCTCGGTCCGGGGTCGCCGCTGACCGTCGAGGGCAGCGGATCCTCCGGGGTGCCTCCGACCCCGTAAAATGCCGAGGGTGCGTCCGCCCGCCCGAGGCCCGCACGGAAGGTTGAGTCTGCATGGCCACGGAGATCCCCGGTACGTCAGAGATGGTCGGCACGTCCGAGAGCCCTCTGCTGACCCCTCGTCACCGAGCCGGTGGTCTCGACCGAGAGGACGTCGTGGTCCGCAAGGGCCAGTTCACGCTCCTGAACGGTCACCTCACGCCCCAGCAGTCGATGATCGAGGACCTCCTCTACATCCGTCGGGTGCTCGACGCCGCCCAGGTGCCCTTCCTGCTCGTGCGGGGCAACGACATCCGCCCCGTGATCGCCGTCGACACGGTGCACCGTGACCGCTTCACCGCCGCCATGATCGCGGCCTCGGCCACCGAGCCCTTCTACGCCAAGCCCCGCAAGGGTCAGGCGTCCCTCGTCGTCGAGGGTGGGCTCGAGCTCGAGACCGAGCGCGTCTTCCGCGTCTACCGGCCCCGGGTCGAGCCCATCGGCCGCCTCCGTTACGGTGCGGGCACGGCCGTGCAGGTCGAGTTCTGGATCATCACCGACGACGAGATCCTCGCCCCGACCGAGAACGCGCTGATGCGCACCGAACTGCCCCGTGCCGAGGCCGTCGAAGAGACCGTCGAGCGGTACGGCATCGAGTGGCCCACCCTCGAGCACATGTTCGACGACCACGCCACCGACATCACCTTCGACATCGACATCGTCTTCTC
This genomic interval from Frigoribacterium sp. Leaf415 contains the following:
- a CDS encoding bifunctional riboflavin kinase/FAD synthetase translates to MQFYDLVGDVPPDFGPSAVTIGKFDGVHVGHRAVIDMLEGVARDEGLVSTVVTFDRHPLAVLRPDDVPTALVSNRQKRELLDEAGVAATLMLTFDAELRALTPDEFVDRILVGALHARVVFVGDDFRFGVRGSGTVDTLRELGASRGFRVVSIDDVRPSGGRRASSTWIRELMDAGDVREAGVLLGREPSVRGIVVHGEQRGRELGFPTANLARDSEGFVPADGVYAARVMVGDTLYPAAVSVGNNPTFEGVPAKQVEAHLLDVSLDLYGIEVTVHFVDWVRGNVRFDGLEALIAHIRADVVRTREILGLPTA
- a CDS encoding SDR family oxidoreductase; protein product: MSANTPDGVPSSTPVTSDTDHAVASRRVLVTGATGYIGGRLTPRLVAAGADVRVLVRSPEKLRDVPWSGDVEVVQGDLTDPETVRPAMEGVDVVYYLAHAMGGRGDFERAEADAAHTVADAARDAGVRRIVYLGGLHPEGDLSKHLQSRKDVGDVLLASGVPTVALQAGVVIGSGSASFEMVRHLTDVLPYMPAPKWVRNFIQPIAVRDVLHYLLGAADVPDDVNRTFDIGGPDVLRYGQMMNGYALEAGLKQRPIASLPVFTPWLASQWVNLVTPVPRALAVPIIASLQYDCVVREHDIDAVVPPPAEGLLPYRRAVRLALQREQDGDVETSWQDSSVAGAPSDLLPSDPDWSGHTVYTDDRQTDTSAPPAELWKVLESIGGENGWYSFPLAWSARGWMDRMVGGVGLRRGRRSATSLRAGDALDWWRVEKLERGHLLRLRAEMKVPGGAWLELTVEPRPEGGSHYRQRAVFFPQGLGGRLYWFAILPFHGVIFSGMLRRITATAEREAAEREAAGRAAGDRAAGAAGGATTDATAVA
- a CDS encoding DUF6804 family protein, yielding MPTPTAPAFTRPALAPGLIAAIALLAGTALLDSDVFTVFRYVVSIFALIVLVFAYRGRLWWALPLLAAVAVLWNPVFVVPLPAELWQGLQFVAAALMIAVGVLVKVPTEAATTTKSASVRGRR
- a CDS encoding GDSL-type esterase/lipase family protein encodes the protein MTQRETVAFVGDSLTENGDWAAWLPDEQVVNLGVGGDTVAGLTERLHDVVAANPDSVVLMIGTNDFTARRSVEQVVRGIENLMVAMRRELPGTRLLLQSIAPRGAEFAPRLKDANRHLRQFSSTVRAQWLDLWPALADESGDALRPEFAADHVHLTEAGYQAWLGELQPALERLRDEPPMSRPISVLDVAYDIE
- the deoC gene encoding deoxyribose-phosphate aldolase: MTTQQLPTVSAVAGMIDHAILKPELTRAEVDAALDDAAANHVFSVCVRPSDIAHAVERLEGTGVLVGTVIGFPHGTTSTAAKAAESRQAIADGAAELDMVVNIGWLRSGMTDEVESDVRGVVEAAGDTIVKVILETAYLDDDQIVAGSKAAERAGAAFVKTSTGFAGGGATLPHLRLMREAVSDSVQVKASGGVRGLDTVLEMLDLGVTRFGTSASGTILADLAHRLETGRASGAGDDATSY
- the truB gene encoding tRNA pseudouridine(55) synthase TruB gives rise to the protein MNSGLLLVDKPQGITSHDVVSRVRKAAGTRKVGHAGTLDPLATGLLVLGLNSSTRLLTFLVGLDKGYDATIRLGVSTTSDDSDGEVVSTTSAVDVTDDAIDAGIARLTGPISQVPTTVSAIKVDGRRAYDLARAGVEVELKARDVTIAEFTVLDRRDALVDGVPVRDLDVRVSCSSGTYVRALARDLGADLGVGGHLTALRRTRVGPFDVSRASVLEGIDVAPALLPPVDVARTLFPEWSMTAAEAVDLGHGKRVAVELDDTLGPVAAVTPTGRLAGLVSVRAGAAKPIVNFPTDEVQE